The Anopheles coluzzii chromosome 2, AcolN3, whole genome shotgun sequence genome window below encodes:
- the LOC120952791 gene encoding neural/ectodermal development factor IMP-L2 produces the protein MMNVKHLLMLAVCLLPALLVTPGSGRAVVLDPDTALGASASASSSSSSSSGTVVSSAEGSVRGGDGGRAIRPTFVKITAAPPARVAQIRGTTVELECEIMGSPTPTVQWVHGSGQTADWEDISVNVISEDTPTSVARVVTRLVIDRASRASQTTFTCIGRAAGQEVSSSTVVYHVDSVAHLGNYSDVPLLRPVAAVDTMFKNLKGARITLHYKTLFENMGSTVVLPCKAVGRPLPEITWLNEEGNVVGSLQDARFRTLPTGELIITGLRWADMGSYTCVAKNVLAKDESETFVYPIRPN, from the exons ATGATGAACGTGAAGCATTTGCTGATGCTGGCCGTGTGCCTGCTGCCGGCGCTGCTCGTTACCCCCGGTAGCGGGCGGGCCGTCGTCCTGGACCCGGACACAGCCCTCGGTGCGTCCGCGTCcgcctcgtcgtcgtcctcctcctcctccggcaCGGTGGTTTCGTCGGCCGAGGGCAGTGTGCGCGGAGGAGACGGGGGCCGTGCGATAAGACCGACGTTTGTGAAAATTACCGCCGCACCGCCGGCCCGCGTCGCCCAAATCCGTGGCACCACCGTCGAGCTGGAGTGCGAAATAATGGGCTCGCCGACGCCCACCGTCCAGTGGGTGCACGGTAGCGGACAGACAGCTGAT TGGGAAGATATCAGCGTGAACGTCATCTCGGAGGATACGCCGACGTCGGTGGCGCGCGTCGTAACGCGGCTGGTGATTGACCGGGCGTCCCGCGCCTCCCAGACCACCTTCACCTGCATTGGGCGGGCGGCCGGGCAGGAGGTCAGCTCGTCCACCGTCGTGTACCACGTGGACAGTGTGGCGCATCTCGGCAACTACTCCGATGTGCCGCTGCTGCGCCCGGTTGCGGCCGTCGACACGATGTTCAAAAATCTGAAGGGCGCCCGCATCACGCTCCACTACAAGACGCTGTTCGAGAACATGGGCTCGACCGTGGTGCTGCCGTGCAAGGCGGTCGGCCGGCCGCTGCCCGAGATTACCTGGCTGAACGAGGAGGGCAATGTGGTGGGCAGCCTGCAGGATGCGCGGTTCCGCACGCTCCCGACCGGCGAGCTGATCATTACCGGGCTGCGGTGGGCCGACATGGGCTCGTACACGTGCGTCGCGAAGAACGTGCTGGCGAAGGATGAGTCGGAAACGTTCGTGTACCCGATACGGCCCAACTAA